Below is a genomic region from Eupeodes corollae chromosome 1, idEupCoro1.1, whole genome shotgun sequence.
AGAAAACGTATAATTCGACCCATAAACTGCTGTGTTCCCAACTGTAAAAATGTTCGTCCTTCACAACAATCAAATATCAAGTTCTTCCGCTTTCCcagtgcaaaacaaaaaataaacggaAAAATAATTCCCAAAAGTGAAAGACTTACTGCTTGGATACTTGCTATCAATAGAATTgatataacaaatttaaatgctcgctataaaattatttgttctgaacattttaattcaggtaaattttagttttttttcaaacataaatttgttttgttttatttattaatttaaaaaaaaggagctCCATCGAAGGCTGGCGATAAGTCCCATCCAGACTGGATTCCCAATCAAAAGCTGCCAACGACACTCACTAGAGCATTAAAGAGAACTTCTGGCCCTTCTATTTCTTCTCCCACAGCAAATAAGCCATCAATACAATCTTATGAAAGCGATTTAGTAGAAAACTATGATCCGTTAGCTGAAGAAGAAATACAAATGCAAGTTAGCGACTCTGAAATAGAAGGGttgacaaattttgaatctGAAGATCTGAAAAAAGAAATCGAACAAGTaagtattaatatttaataaatagtaGTCGACGAAccatcagaaattaaggcaaaaaatactacaatgtctcaaagttagtaaaaatttctggtcatttgtaaaaaacgtacgaaacaccacctAATCCTCGGTTCCAtagctcgtccacaatgacactctaTTAAGCtcaattgataaagccaatttgcttgcagcacagttttgCTGCTAATTCGACGCTActggaaagtgtcatgagtcctcctgttcttgagagcgtaaacgattatatgggacgaatcttctttcgcactcgtacagttgcaagagtactgaaatactttgacatacacaaatccactggcccggatagtatttcCCCAACTGTTCTTCAactctggcaaaaccactgcgtaaacttttccctctttcctactctacaggtctcttttcgAGCGGATCGAAAATAGCAATTGTTCAGCTTGTCCCTAAAAaaagcgaatcctcctctctTTTCAACTATAGTCAAATAGCACTcacgttccttctttccaagatcatggaaTTGCTGATTAATTaccagctcaagaaatatcttgaaatatcttgaagaacggaagcttcttaatgaccgacagtatggctttcgtagcaataggtccactggtgatctaatggttcatctcaccgaacagtggaacaaatctttacatcgttttggagaaagtaagattattgctcttgatatttcaaaagcatctgatagagtttggcaccaagctctcttatcgaaaatgcgtgcttttggtattgatgaatctcttcttcgttggattagaaattacctttctaaccgttcaatacaagttgtattggatggtttcaagtctgaaattcataaaataaatggtggtgTACCCCAGatctccgttttgtctccgactctcttccttatattcataaacgatcttttgtctgtcacttctaatccattaaactgtttcgccgacgacagtaccctcagcttttcatatttgtttctagattcacattcttgtccttcggatgtggaatttaaacggcagcgtatgataagctgaTCTTGAATTAAACAATTAGCCGTAATattcgcacttctaggaatgctcatcagtttacccttgagctcaatttcggacgtactgtcaagtacagagattctttcttaaatcgcacatcgagaatgtggaatcctttggccaactctgtttttccctcccattttgatgttcagaactaataaccccttgagtgcttgtgaatgtataaaaaaaaaaacgtttcagTGAAAGCTAGAGCAATAAGAAACTAACTTATAGAAACAAGACTTTCTGGTATAAGTTCACGAAAAGTGGCATTTTTTAACCAAGCAAAACATTATATAAAGACTTTCTATGCAAACAAGCCCTTACACCGTTCTTATTGTAATAACTTTTTATGGTCGGATTAAACGAAGATCAATTTGTTTACTTCTAATAGAAAAATCTATGTGAGAAGTCCAAAAGACAAGAAGTTTAACTATAAATACACAAAGAAGACAGTGATGCAAGGTGGTGGTAATATAATGATTTGAGGGTACTTTTCAGCATCTGTTGTGGgtccaattttttgaaagacaaatgTGGATAATGTCCACATCTTAAATTCAGTTATGCTACCATTAACTGAATAGGAGGTGTAAATCAAATGGGATACAGGATAATGACCCGAATTACCTCTCAAAATTAGGATTGATACCATCAACAAGAACTGATAGTACTCCTTCATTTAAAGGCGTAAATGAATGCGTGTATGATACAAAAAGAGCCATATCACCCCCTAGAGGCTTCTTATCTGCAGCAAGCAAATGAGTTTTAGCTATCGATCCCAAAACAGGATTGTCGCTAAATTAAACTTTCAGACAACTACCGTTATCATTATTATAAGCAAATCATTTGCAacactttctcaaattagatttttcttaaatcctaAGAAAAACTTGTTAGCCTAGACGCTCCAAAATTAGTCCATTTAGTTTcatgaataaaagaaataaaaatcaagtcaCGTTCAAAGCAAGTTTGATGTTTCCATCAGGGTTCTTgcgaatacaatttttttgccTCGTAATGTACACTATctcaaatattcaatttgttcGAGGGAGATTTACGATATCAGgtaatattttgatagaaaaagaAAGTCCTTAGGAGTCCTGCCAGTACCCACGACCTTACATATCGACATCGTAAAGTTTTTTTCAGCctatcattaaattaaattcaaaaactgataaaaatattaaaaataatataaactaatatttttatctttcagtTAAGACATGAGAACGGTTTTTTAAACAAGAGACTGGTCGACAAGGATAACACAATAATAgagctaaatacaaaatatctaaGGGTAAGTGTTTAAgctaacaaattaaataaaaacaaataattgcttctttttatttaacaacagCTCTTAGAAACGCATAAAATCCAAATAAGAGAGAAAGATGCACGGATACAGCTTTTGGAAAGTACAAATACAAGAATCTCACTCTCGCAAGGGAGTTTCAAAATAGATGACAAAAAGGTCAATTACTTCACCGGTTTGCCAAGTTATGCGGTattagaaataatttataacTTCGTTGAACAACAATTAGTGTGTTGTTTGAAGAAAGGCGTAAATAAATTTGATGCGTtgattttggtattgatgaagcTACGATTTGATCTTCCACTGACGTACATAGGCTACCGATATTGCATTGCAGGGAACACAACAGCGACCATTTTTCATTCTAATCTTAAaatgttaagtaaaaaaattggTCCTTTCATTCGATGGCCTGAAAAAGCAGCACTCCGTGAAAACACCCCGGCGTACTTTAAACGAATTTTAGGAAATAAATTCACAGCTTTGTTAGATTTTATCGAAGATCCAGGTAATTTTTAGGTGATTTTGAGAGACTTTTGAATTTGTGTGTGCTATTCTTCAGGTCCTAATGTGTCAGAGGAATCTATAATAGAAGGAGAATACACGAAATATAAGTACTTGATTGCTATATCACCAGCAGGAGCTATAATCTACGTTTCCAAAGGCTATAACaatagtttaagtttaaaagaaattgcCGAAAGTTGTGGAGTTCTCGATTACACTGAGGACGGTGATATCATTTTAACTGAGCGTGGACTAACTAAACATCAAGTTTGTACCTATAATGGCTCGAAGGTGTTGGTACAATCAGCCAACGAAGAGAACGATTTATTAGATACACTGTTGCAGAATACCACCGCATCCAACAAAGAGATCGAACCAGAAGCTGATAAATGtcgtatttttcttcaaaaatcaattccaaatcTTAGGAACAAATTCTTTGTTCTTTCGAATAAATACAAAGTTGCTCTACTTaaatcttataagaataatgAAGAAGAacgttattttgattttgttcttaAAGTTTGTTGTGCACTTACGAATGTATCACCTGCTCTCTTaagttttgaaactaaaaaaagttagctttaatttatttttgttaagtaaataaaaaaaaagttagttttaatttattttgtaagtaaataataaaaaaaaatatgaagtttttgtttgagaTTTTTTCTAATTGATTGACTTTGTACTTTTTAGAGAGTTTTGATTAAGCTTAAAAGACTTAAAGCTCTAATATCAAGTGTGGACTCTTGCTAATCGCTTACCAGAAATTTAAGTATTCTAAGCAACACGTTCATCATTCAAGTTCTACAACATTTTTCTGTCTACACTCAGGAAAAGTTGGGTCAGAGTATTTTAGAAGTTTAATTTGTGTGAGATTTGTCAAGCGAGCTTTAAGGCAACACATAATTGACTAAAAATGTTACAAGCCAACGACTTACttgtaaatgaaaatgaattgtCGGTTCTGGAATAAAGGCTGTATCAGATCTGGCGAAAGTATTAACTAAAACGACAACTTTCAGGCTTGCAGatgcaaataaaaactaaacgtGAGGTTTTTCAAAGGTCTTTAAGGCTTAAATCTCTCATATCTgcaccaaaatttatttttcaaattctttaaagACGCGTAACTTTGTTTTAGGTCTTATGACTGAATGGTTTAGCTTACAACTTTCGCTTTGAAGTTTGGCACATTAATTACCACATATTTTGGCATCTCCATCAAAAAGCAAGCTTAAAACTTGATCCTTAAAATCacacaaatctttttttaaacagatatcGCTGTTTTTGAGTTTCCCAGAAGCTTGTCCAATGCAATTACAttcgaaaaaatcaattttgtaaaaacgaaaattttcatttttttcctaTGTAAATGtacgaaatttttaaattttaaccttACAGTTGCAAAAAATCggcttttattcaaaaactattggtccgattttaaaaattgatgtgtcTATAGAAAGATAAACTTGTTGCGAATTTGtttatgcaaaaaaaattatatgcatcCATACGATTATAACGGTTTAGAGCTTGTTATAgataaaaaagcaaatttttgttaaaactaaCGGTTTCTTCCTTGTTTTCTAACGGATTTTCAAGATCAATGCTTTTATATAAAGACAACGAATTAACGGTCATTTTGgtgtataaaatattgttgtatgtCAACCCTAAGCTAAGATATAgcagtttaaacttttttgaaattgaaatcgaaCAAAATTCCAGTATATAGGTCGATGAAATTCgttgttgaaaaattatttttaaaaaattctaaaattctttaGTGATCCTCAAAATGcagaaagaaaatgaaatttaaaaaataataatataatagtgAAACAAAGTTAACAACTCTGTACTGGtgtattacagaacaaaaaaggggttttaaaaaacaagctcGAACTGATTTTTTGCTTACcttttcttataactttttcttctttaaggaCCCTAaggaaatataaagtttttgccttcaaaattttgcaacaaaatccgaatcaatcttttaaaaatgaaaataaaaagacttgttttatatattttgtattttttatttgttttaattcataactttattattattacttttttttgttgttttaaatatttttctctcattgttgaaacaattaaattagTTGTTAACTTTgtgattaataataataatcatatttataattaaaataataataatattatagacagaaaaagaaaattataataatcataatcataataataatataataatattttttaataaatcgtgGAACAGCATCGCCCTCAGGTTTGACCGTTTTGGTGCGGTTAATCTGAGCTATTTGGTGgctcttaaatatttatataaaaaaatacaattaatcttgatttgttcttgttcttttgtttttgtgtgtttttctgtttgttttttttctctgtttaatctttttgttttttctttgcataaacatattttcttctttttttttaactaaacattttgtttatcacttgattattattttattctcttTTGTGTGAATCTTTGtttctatgttttgttttatgctAAAGTgagtacaaatttgtttgcattttttctttccatacttttggctgttttttttttttaatttaaataacaacaaataagacaaaataaaattgcaacactaagttttttttttaaactaacaaaCAACACTGATGTGTTctattatgttttctttttgtttataaatgtttcAACTGTGTAGTAAGATGTGTTGTTAATAATATGTATTATGTatagtataataaaaaaaaaccttatcatGCACAGCGTTTTACACCAAAGCTCAAGATATAagaacttctttttttgttgttttttgttttgtttataataattgtgtCCCTTTTTAAGGGaatcaataataatataataataataatttgttttaattactttaaaggctatgatacaattttttgttttgttttgttttaatatgtaAATCtctatgtatataaaatgttatataattgttttttcttaaaagggCGCATGTGgtgtttaataatttgtttgtttaattttttgtttttatatcagtttttgtattgtttttaagttcaatcatttatataaattttgtttatggaGTTTGGTCTGTTGTGGTTTTGTGTTCTTCTCCTAATGCGGGTGTAATTGTTTCATTACTAGCGTCGGCACTTGTGGTGATTTCAGCTGGAGTTTCCTGAAAGAAGGTAAAGAAATGTTTGTTAATAGTTCattgaatgtatttttaattgattttgtttaaaagttatcTATACGAAACAGAACACATGCTAAGGTGATATCAAGGGATGTTTACCAACAACATACTTCGTATATCCCAAATAAATCCGACTTTCCCGCGCTCACGCCATACAAGAAGTCCAAAGGtccaaacaatactgaggtatTAGCACCAAACAATAATGAAgcaacaaacaacaactccaATGTGTGGACTAACACCTCGCACAAAATCGGTTTTGCTGAGACCACAAACAGTGGGAACAACGTTCTATTTTCGATGGAAGAAATCAACTCACTCACAGCAGAGATGATAACATTACTTAGCCGATGCAATACTAAAGCAGATCAGTTTAATACGATTGCACAATTAGCAATTAAGTATCTATACTCAGGTAAATAAGTATGAATAGTAGTTTTAAGATAAATTGTTGGAATGCTAGAAGCATTCGGaataaaaaattagaatattttgctttcttaagcaaaaataatattgatgttAGTTTAATAAATGAGACTTGGTTAGATGAAAATGTAAACATCTCAAATAAAGACTACAAATGTTATCGTGTAGATAGAGAAGAGAGAAGAGGGGGCGGTGTTGCCGTGGTAGTTAAAAAAACGATTAAGCATAAAATACTTCCTGTGATTAAAACTAAActtgttgaaaatattggcaTTGAAGTACCATTTCAAAATGGGCGTTCTAtaaaaattttttcaatttattttccggGTGGTTCTACTTCCCCAGAAAAAAGAATTGATTTCCGTAACGATTTACGTAAATTGATTGCATTAAATGATACATACTTGATTGGTGGCGATTTCAATTGCAAGAACAGAAATTGGGGCTGTGTCAGAGCTAATGCATGGGGAAATATACTAGCTGATTTAGAATCAAGACACccatttaacattttgtacCCCCCTCAACCTACATGTATGCCCCCAAACAATAGATCTAATCCATCTACTATAGACTTATTCCTAACAAATTCCCCTGAACTTTTCAATCAACCTGTTGTTGAAAATGATCTTAGTTCGAATCATCTCCCGGTAATAATAAACATAGAGTCAACCCCTGTGGAAAATTGCAATGAATTTTTTGACTATTCAAATgctgatttgaaaaaatttaaaaaaagtatccaCCTCAAATTGAGAAACCGTACAGAGAGGAATTCAAATAATATCAGTATCGAACAAATTGACGGAGCAGTTAGAACGTTTACAGCATCAGTACTCGAGAGTGTTGAAGAAACCGttccaaaaaaaactcaaagtcgaaacaataataattcactTCCCTCCTATGTAGTGGAAGCAATTaaagtaagaaacaaaaatagaacccAATGGATAAGGACCAGGGACGAATACTTTCTATCTGAAATGAATAGAATGAACCTGTTCATCAAAAATGCAATCTTTCTTTTCAGAAATCAGAGCTGGGGCAATAAATTACAGGGTTTAGATAAAGGTAGCAAGCCGTTTTGGAATAttataaaagtaattaaaaagaaaaaagttcatATTCCGTCATTTAAAATAGGTAATTCTATATTAATATCCAACGACGAAAAAGCCAACGCATTAGCCCGCACATTTTGTGCAAACAGTTTAGTTGCTGGCAACAATGCAACTAATAATCAAATAgaatgtattgttaataaatcaATGCAATTACTCAACGAAAGTGTCCTTGATGTAACCGAAGATATAGTATCTTTTGATGACGttgcatttgtt
It encodes:
- the LOC129942597 gene encoding uncharacterized protein LOC129942597 isoform X2, translating into MPVYCCIKSCNNNSIHNRDLKFYEFPKVWTRTPELRKLSEIRTNKWFAAINRKNLNTKTSRVCSVHFHSGRCAQLTDRLSLDWVPSLHLSKPEGEVSSSSEDEDMNDESNENQEEFLEEYLNVYKTNVETKAEPKRKRIIRPINCCVPNCKNVRPSQQSNIKFFRFPSAKQKINGKIIPKSERLTAWILAINRIDITNLNARYKIICSEHFNSGAPSKAGDKSHPDWIPNQKLPTTLTRALKRTSGPSISSPTANKPSIQSYESDLVENYDPLAEEEIQMQVSDSEIEGLTNFESEDLKKEIEQLRHENGFLNKRLVDKDNTIIELNTKYLRLLETHKIQIREKDARIQLLESTNTRISLSQGSFKIDDKKVNYFTGLPSYAVLEIIYNFVEQQLVCCLKKGVNKFDALILVLMKLRFDLPLTYIGYRYCIAGNTTATIFHSNLKMLSKKIGPFIRWPEKAALRENTPAYFKRILGNKFTALLDFIEDPEESIIEGEYTKYKYLIAISPAGAIIYVSKGYNNSLSLKEIAESCGVLDYTEDGDIILTERGLTKHQVCTYNGSKVLVQSANEENDLLDTLLQNTTASNKEIEPEADKCRIFLQKSIPNLRNKFFVLSNKYKVALLKSYKNNEEERYFDFVLKVCCALTNVSPALLSFETKKS
- the LOC129942597 gene encoding uncharacterized protein LOC129942597 isoform X3 translates to MPVYCCIKSCNNNSIHNRDLKFYEFPKVWTRTPELRKLSEIRTNKWFAAINRKNLNTKTSRVCSVHFHSGRCAQLTDRLSLDWVPSLHLSKPEGEVSSSSEEPKRKRIIRPINCCVPNCKNVRPSQQSNIKFFRFPSAKQKINGKIIPKSERLTAWILAINRIDITNLNARYKIICSEHFNSGAPSKAGDKSHPDWIPNQKLPTTLTRALKRTSGPSISSPTANKPSIQSYESDLVENYDPLAEEEIQMQVSDSEIEGLTNFESEDLKKEIEQLRHENGFLNKRLVDKDNTIIELNTKYLRLLETHKIQIREKDARIQLLESTNTRISLSQGSFKIDDKKVNYFTGLPSYAVLEIIYNFVEQQLVCCLKKGVNKFDALILVLMKLRFDLPLTYIGYRYCIAGNTTATIFHSNLKMLSKKIGPFIRWPEKAALRENTPAYFKRILGNKFTALLDFIEDPGPNVSEESIIEGEYTKYKYLIAISPAGAIIYVSKGYNNSLSLKEIAESCGVLDYTEDGDIILTERGLTKHQVCTYNGSKVLVQSANEENDLLDTLLQNTTASNKEIEPEADKCRIFLQKSIPNLRNKFFVLSNKYKVALLKSYKNNEEERYFDFVLKVCCALTNVSPALLSFETKKS
- the LOC129942597 gene encoding uncharacterized protein LOC129942597 isoform X1, which codes for MPVYCCIKSCNNNSIHNRDLKFYEFPKVWTRTPELRKLSEIRTNKWFAAINRKNLNTKTSRVCSVHFHSGRCAQLTDRLSLDWVPSLHLSKPEGEVSSSSEDEDMNDESNENQEEFLEEYLNVYKTNVETKAEPKRKRIIRPINCCVPNCKNVRPSQQSNIKFFRFPSAKQKINGKIIPKSERLTAWILAINRIDITNLNARYKIICSEHFNSGAPSKAGDKSHPDWIPNQKLPTTLTRALKRTSGPSISSPTANKPSIQSYESDLVENYDPLAEEEIQMQVSDSEIEGLTNFESEDLKKEIEQLRHENGFLNKRLVDKDNTIIELNTKYLRLLETHKIQIREKDARIQLLESTNTRISLSQGSFKIDDKKVNYFTGLPSYAVLEIIYNFVEQQLVCCLKKGVNKFDALILVLMKLRFDLPLTYIGYRYCIAGNTTATIFHSNLKMLSKKIGPFIRWPEKAALRENTPAYFKRILGNKFTALLDFIEDPGPNVSEESIIEGEYTKYKYLIAISPAGAIIYVSKGYNNSLSLKEIAESCGVLDYTEDGDIILTERGLTKHQVCTYNGSKVLVQSANEENDLLDTLLQNTTASNKEIEPEADKCRIFLQKSIPNLRNKFFVLSNKYKVALLKSYKNNEEERYFDFVLKVCCALTNVSPALLSFETKKS